One Drosophila kikkawai strain 14028-0561.14 chromosome 3L, DkikHiC1v2, whole genome shotgun sequence genomic window carries:
- the Pdk1 gene encoding 3-phosphoinositide-dependent protein kinase 1 isoform X4: MGKINGTQQQQQLLQSPSGASSIAAAAVVSVTVAAASSSSSATSTDCTDSGYNSIEQQQQFNIAASTATAATAATMPAMAKEKASAPVSLNESNFRDIKDLKDFVMASTTARLHDPQQQRHSTCGCGEVSAPVENNNNSRYGGSNKYLTNGHTSPLAAAVASNSSSVATTPQCSKLCCLQQYQYGMNTLLTMQQAFKQQVEQFNEQLNQQQQQQQQQQQQQQQQQQQQQQEQQQQPVNPAPRRSPNDFIFGRYIGEGSFSMVYLAVDIHSRREYAIKVCEKRLILRERKQDYIKREREVMHMMTNVPGFVNLSCTFQDQRSLYFVMTYARKGDLLPYINRVGSFDVACTRHYAAELLLACEQMHRRNVVHRDLKPENILLDEDMHTLIADFGSAKIMTHDERLLATEHCSEQRRSHSDEDDEEDSDRLETEDDEYDDRYSEELDDGDEDVLQQQQQQDETDSPRQRQRRYNRRRKNSFVGTAQYVSPEVLQNGPITPAADLWALGCIVFQMISGLPPFRGSNDYVIFKEILDCAVDFPQGFDKDAEDLVRKLLQIDPRDRLGAQDEFGYYESIRAHPFFAGIDWDTVRQTTPPPIYPYLPGVSQDDEIRSSYYSVPGDLEPGLDERQISRLLSAELGVGSSVAMPAKRSTAKNSFDLSDSEKLQRLEQQKTDKWHVFADGEVILKKGFVNKRKGLFARKRMLLLTTGPRLIYIDPVQMIKKGEIPWSPELRAEYKNFKIFFVHTPNRTYYLDDPEGYAIHWSEAIENMRKLTYGDANTNSSTSAASCSSGSSNSLAVVNSNSSSAAAAAASSSSSPTARRSSPVSSSRSRTGTSPSKKTTSK; encoded by the exons ATGGGAAAG ATTAACGgtacacagcagcagcagcagctccttcaaTCGCCCAGCGGCGCCAGCAGCATTGCAGCGGCCGCCGTTGTCTCAGTTACGGTTGCAGCAGCctctagcagcagcagcgccacaAGCACAGACTGCACCGACAGCGGCTATAACAGCattgagcagcagcagcagttcaaTATTGCTGCCtcaacagcaacagcggcgACAGCGGCAACAATGCCGGCTATGGCCAAGGAGAAAGCCTCAGCGCCAGTGTCCTTGAACGAGTCCAATTTCCGGGATATTAAGGATTTAAAGGATTTCGTAATGGCCTCTACGACAGCCCGCCTGCATgacccgcagcagcagcgacataGCACCTGCGGCTGTGGAGAGGTATCCGCGCCCGTCGAGAACAATAATAACAGTCGTTACGGCGGCAGCAACAAGTATCTGACAAATG GCCACACTTCGCCTTTGGCGGCGGCAGTTGCCAGCAACAGTTCGTCGGTGGCCACGACGCCGCAGTGCAGCAAGTTGTGCTGTCTGCAGCAGTACCAGTATGGGATGAACACACTATTGACCATGCAGCAGGCCTTTAAGCAGCAGGTGGAGCAGTTTAATGAGCAGCTtaatcagcaacagcagcaacaacagcagcagcaacaacagcagcagcaacagcagcagcaacaacagcaggaacaacagcaacagccagTTAATCCTGCCCCAAGAAGGTCACCAaacgattttatttttggtcgTTACATTGGCGAAGGCAGCTTTAGCATGGTTTACTTGGCAGTGGACATTCATTCGCGCCGAGAGTATGCAA TCAAAGTTTGCGAAAAGAGGCTAATCCTCCGCGAACGGAAGCAAGACTACATCAAGCGGGAACGCGAGGTGATGCACATGATGACCAATGTGCCTGGTTTTGTCAACCTGTCCTGCACGTTCCAGGACCAGCGCTCCCTCTACTTTGTTATGACCTACGCCCGCAAGGGCGACCTGCTACCCTACATCAATCGCGTCGGCAGCTTCGATGTCGCCTGCACGCGTCACTATGCCGccgagctgctgctggcctgcGAGCAGATGCATCGCCGCAATGTGGTGCATCGCGACCTCAAGCCCGAGAACATCCTCCTGGACGAAGACATGCACACCTTGATCGCTGACTTTGGCTCCGCCAAGATAATGACGCACGACGAGCGCCTGCTGGCCACTGAGCATTGCTCAGAGCAGCGGCGTAGTCACTCAGACGAGGATGACGAGGAGGACAGTGATCGGCTAGAGACTGAGGATGATGAGTACGATGACCGGTACTCGGAGGAGCTGGACGACGGCGATGAGGATGTactccagcaacagcagcagcaggacgagACGGACTCGCCGCGTCAACGCCAGAGACGTTACAATCGGCGGCGCAAGAACAGCTTTGTCGGCACCGCTCAGTACGTTTCACCGGAGGTGCTTCAAAATGGACCCATCACGCCGGCGGCTGACCTTTGGGCCCTTGGCTGCATTGTCTTCCAGATGATCTCCGGTTTGCCGCCGTTCCGCGGCAGCAACGACTATGTCATCTTCAAGGAGATCCTAGACTGTGCAGTGGACTTTCCGCAGGGTTTCGACAAGGATGCCGAGGATTTGGTGCGCAAGCTCCTGCAGATTGATCCGCGTGATCGCTTGGGAGCCCAGGACGAGTTTGGCTACTACGAGAGCATTCGCGCGCATCCCTTCTTCGCCGGCATTGACTGGGACACGGTGCGCCAAACGACCCCGCCACCCATCTATCcatacctgccaggtgtcagCCAGGACGACGAGATTCGCTCCAGCTACTATAGTGTACCCGGCGATTTGGAGCCTGGCTTAGACGAGCGTCAGATCTCGCGCCTGCTTAGCGCCGAGCTGGGCGTGGGCAGCAGCGTGGCCATGCCCGCCAAGCGATCGACAGCGAAGA ATTCCTTCGATCTGAGCGATAGCGAGAAGCTGCAGCGACTGGAGCAGCAAAAGACTGACAAGTGGCATGTGTTTGCCGACGGCGAGGTTATTCTCAAGAAGGGCTTCGTCAACAAGCGCAAGGGTCTGTTCGCCCGCAAGCGTATGCTCCTGCTGACCACCGGACCCCGGCTCATCTACATTGATCCCGTGCAGATGATCAAGAAGGGCGAGATCCCGTGGAGTCCCGAGCTGAGGGCCGAGTACAAGAACTTTAAAATCTTCTTTGTTCACACG CCAAATCGCACCTACTACCTGGATGATCCCGAGGGCTATGCCATTCACTGGTCAGAGGCCATTGAAAATATGCGCAAGCTGACCTACGGCGATGCCAACACCAACTCCTCCACCTCAGCAGCATCCTGCtcgagcggcagcagcaatagTTTGGCTGTCGTCAACTCGAATTCCTCTTCCgctgcagcagccgccgcctcCTCGAGCAGTTCGCCGACAGCGCGACGCAGCTCTCCGgttagcagcagcagaagcagaacaGGGACGTCGCCGAGCAAGAAGACGACGTCCAAGTGA
- the Pdk1 gene encoding 3-phosphoinositide-dependent protein kinase 1 isoform X3 has translation MPKRRNNTINGTQQQQQLLQSPSGASSIAAAAVVSVTVAAASSSSSATSTDCTDSGYNSIEQQQQFNIAASTATAATAATMPAMAKEKASAPVSLNESNFRDIKDLKDFVMASTTARLHDPQQQRHSTCGCGEVSAPVENNNNSRYGGSNKYLTNGHTSPLAAAVASNSSSVATTPQCSKLCCLQQYQYGMNTLLTMQQAFKQQVEQFNEQLNQQQQQQQQQQQQQQQQQQQQQQEQQQQPVNPAPRRSPNDFIFGRYIGEGSFSMVYLAVDIHSRREYAIKVCEKRLILRERKQDYIKREREVMHMMTNVPGFVNLSCTFQDQRSLYFVMTYARKGDLLPYINRVGSFDVACTRHYAAELLLACEQMHRRNVVHRDLKPENILLDEDMHTLIADFGSAKIMTHDERLLATEHCSEQRRSHSDEDDEEDSDRLETEDDEYDDRYSEELDDGDEDVLQQQQQQDETDSPRQRQRRYNRRRKNSFVGTAQYVSPEVLQNGPITPAADLWALGCIVFQMISGLPPFRGSNDYVIFKEILDCAVDFPQGFDKDAEDLVRKLLQIDPRDRLGAQDEFGYYESIRAHPFFAGIDWDTVRQTTPPPIYPYLPGVSQDDEIRSSYYSVPGDLEPGLDERQISRLLSAELGVGSSVAMPAKRSTAKNSFDLSDSEKLQRLEQQKTDKWHVFADGEVILKKGFVNKRKGLFARKRMLLLTTGPRLIYIDPVQMIKKGEIPWSPELRAEYKNFKIFFVHTPNRTYYLDDPEGYAIHWSEAIENMRKLTYGDANTNSSTSAASCSSGSSNSLAVVNSNSSSAAAAAASSSSSPTARRSSPVSSSRSRTGTSPSKKTTSK, from the exons ATGCCAAAGCGCAGAAACAACACC ATTAACGgtacacagcagcagcagcagctccttcaaTCGCCCAGCGGCGCCAGCAGCATTGCAGCGGCCGCCGTTGTCTCAGTTACGGTTGCAGCAGCctctagcagcagcagcgccacaAGCACAGACTGCACCGACAGCGGCTATAACAGCattgagcagcagcagcagttcaaTATTGCTGCCtcaacagcaacagcggcgACAGCGGCAACAATGCCGGCTATGGCCAAGGAGAAAGCCTCAGCGCCAGTGTCCTTGAACGAGTCCAATTTCCGGGATATTAAGGATTTAAAGGATTTCGTAATGGCCTCTACGACAGCCCGCCTGCATgacccgcagcagcagcgacataGCACCTGCGGCTGTGGAGAGGTATCCGCGCCCGTCGAGAACAATAATAACAGTCGTTACGGCGGCAGCAACAAGTATCTGACAAATG GCCACACTTCGCCTTTGGCGGCGGCAGTTGCCAGCAACAGTTCGTCGGTGGCCACGACGCCGCAGTGCAGCAAGTTGTGCTGTCTGCAGCAGTACCAGTATGGGATGAACACACTATTGACCATGCAGCAGGCCTTTAAGCAGCAGGTGGAGCAGTTTAATGAGCAGCTtaatcagcaacagcagcaacaacagcagcagcaacaacagcagcagcaacagcagcagcaacaacagcaggaacaacagcaacagccagTTAATCCTGCCCCAAGAAGGTCACCAaacgattttatttttggtcgTTACATTGGCGAAGGCAGCTTTAGCATGGTTTACTTGGCAGTGGACATTCATTCGCGCCGAGAGTATGCAA TCAAAGTTTGCGAAAAGAGGCTAATCCTCCGCGAACGGAAGCAAGACTACATCAAGCGGGAACGCGAGGTGATGCACATGATGACCAATGTGCCTGGTTTTGTCAACCTGTCCTGCACGTTCCAGGACCAGCGCTCCCTCTACTTTGTTATGACCTACGCCCGCAAGGGCGACCTGCTACCCTACATCAATCGCGTCGGCAGCTTCGATGTCGCCTGCACGCGTCACTATGCCGccgagctgctgctggcctgcGAGCAGATGCATCGCCGCAATGTGGTGCATCGCGACCTCAAGCCCGAGAACATCCTCCTGGACGAAGACATGCACACCTTGATCGCTGACTTTGGCTCCGCCAAGATAATGACGCACGACGAGCGCCTGCTGGCCACTGAGCATTGCTCAGAGCAGCGGCGTAGTCACTCAGACGAGGATGACGAGGAGGACAGTGATCGGCTAGAGACTGAGGATGATGAGTACGATGACCGGTACTCGGAGGAGCTGGACGACGGCGATGAGGATGTactccagcaacagcagcagcaggacgagACGGACTCGCCGCGTCAACGCCAGAGACGTTACAATCGGCGGCGCAAGAACAGCTTTGTCGGCACCGCTCAGTACGTTTCACCGGAGGTGCTTCAAAATGGACCCATCACGCCGGCGGCTGACCTTTGGGCCCTTGGCTGCATTGTCTTCCAGATGATCTCCGGTTTGCCGCCGTTCCGCGGCAGCAACGACTATGTCATCTTCAAGGAGATCCTAGACTGTGCAGTGGACTTTCCGCAGGGTTTCGACAAGGATGCCGAGGATTTGGTGCGCAAGCTCCTGCAGATTGATCCGCGTGATCGCTTGGGAGCCCAGGACGAGTTTGGCTACTACGAGAGCATTCGCGCGCATCCCTTCTTCGCCGGCATTGACTGGGACACGGTGCGCCAAACGACCCCGCCACCCATCTATCcatacctgccaggtgtcagCCAGGACGACGAGATTCGCTCCAGCTACTATAGTGTACCCGGCGATTTGGAGCCTGGCTTAGACGAGCGTCAGATCTCGCGCCTGCTTAGCGCCGAGCTGGGCGTGGGCAGCAGCGTGGCCATGCCCGCCAAGCGATCGACAGCGAAGA ATTCCTTCGATCTGAGCGATAGCGAGAAGCTGCAGCGACTGGAGCAGCAAAAGACTGACAAGTGGCATGTGTTTGCCGACGGCGAGGTTATTCTCAAGAAGGGCTTCGTCAACAAGCGCAAGGGTCTGTTCGCCCGCAAGCGTATGCTCCTGCTGACCACCGGACCCCGGCTCATCTACATTGATCCCGTGCAGATGATCAAGAAGGGCGAGATCCCGTGGAGTCCCGAGCTGAGGGCCGAGTACAAGAACTTTAAAATCTTCTTTGTTCACACG CCAAATCGCACCTACTACCTGGATGATCCCGAGGGCTATGCCATTCACTGGTCAGAGGCCATTGAAAATATGCGCAAGCTGACCTACGGCGATGCCAACACCAACTCCTCCACCTCAGCAGCATCCTGCtcgagcggcagcagcaatagTTTGGCTGTCGTCAACTCGAATTCCTCTTCCgctgcagcagccgccgcctcCTCGAGCAGTTCGCCGACAGCGCGACGCAGCTCTCCGgttagcagcagcagaagcagaacaGGGACGTCGCCGAGCAAGAAGACGACGTCCAAGTGA
- the Pdk1 gene encoding 3-phosphoinositide-dependent protein kinase 1 isoform X1 has protein sequence MKCKSWSNKFNNFVVRRLKSIKINGTQQQQQLLQSPSGASSIAAAAVVSVTVAAASSSSSATSTDCTDSGYNSIEQQQQFNIAASTATAATAATMPAMAKEKASAPVSLNESNFRDIKDLKDFVMASTTARLHDPQQQRHSTCGCGEVSAPVENNNNSRYGGSNKYLTNGHTSPLAAAVASNSSSVATTPQCSKLCCLQQYQYGMNTLLTMQQAFKQQVEQFNEQLNQQQQQQQQQQQQQQQQQQQQQQEQQQQPVNPAPRRSPNDFIFGRYIGEGSFSMVYLAVDIHSRREYAIKVCEKRLILRERKQDYIKREREVMHMMTNVPGFVNLSCTFQDQRSLYFVMTYARKGDLLPYINRVGSFDVACTRHYAAELLLACEQMHRRNVVHRDLKPENILLDEDMHTLIADFGSAKIMTHDERLLATEHCSEQRRSHSDEDDEEDSDRLETEDDEYDDRYSEELDDGDEDVLQQQQQQDETDSPRQRQRRYNRRRKNSFVGTAQYVSPEVLQNGPITPAADLWALGCIVFQMISGLPPFRGSNDYVIFKEILDCAVDFPQGFDKDAEDLVRKLLQIDPRDRLGAQDEFGYYESIRAHPFFAGIDWDTVRQTTPPPIYPYLPGVSQDDEIRSSYYSVPGDLEPGLDERQISRLLSAELGVGSSVAMPAKRSTAKNSFDLSDSEKLQRLEQQKTDKWHVFADGEVILKKGFVNKRKGLFARKRMLLLTTGPRLIYIDPVQMIKKGEIPWSPELRAEYKNFKIFFVHTPNRTYYLDDPEGYAIHWSEAIENMRKLTYGDANTNSSTSAASCSSGSSNSLAVVNSNSSSAAAAAASSSSSPTARRSSPVSSSRSRTGTSPSKKTTSK, from the exons ATGAAATGCAAAAGCTGgtcaaataaattcaacaacTTTGTTGTGCGCAGACTTAAATCCATCAAG ATTAACGgtacacagcagcagcagcagctccttcaaTCGCCCAGCGGCGCCAGCAGCATTGCAGCGGCCGCCGTTGTCTCAGTTACGGTTGCAGCAGCctctagcagcagcagcgccacaAGCACAGACTGCACCGACAGCGGCTATAACAGCattgagcagcagcagcagttcaaTATTGCTGCCtcaacagcaacagcggcgACAGCGGCAACAATGCCGGCTATGGCCAAGGAGAAAGCCTCAGCGCCAGTGTCCTTGAACGAGTCCAATTTCCGGGATATTAAGGATTTAAAGGATTTCGTAATGGCCTCTACGACAGCCCGCCTGCATgacccgcagcagcagcgacataGCACCTGCGGCTGTGGAGAGGTATCCGCGCCCGTCGAGAACAATAATAACAGTCGTTACGGCGGCAGCAACAAGTATCTGACAAATG GCCACACTTCGCCTTTGGCGGCGGCAGTTGCCAGCAACAGTTCGTCGGTGGCCACGACGCCGCAGTGCAGCAAGTTGTGCTGTCTGCAGCAGTACCAGTATGGGATGAACACACTATTGACCATGCAGCAGGCCTTTAAGCAGCAGGTGGAGCAGTTTAATGAGCAGCTtaatcagcaacagcagcaacaacagcagcagcaacaacagcagcagcaacagcagcagcaacaacagcaggaacaacagcaacagccagTTAATCCTGCCCCAAGAAGGTCACCAaacgattttatttttggtcgTTACATTGGCGAAGGCAGCTTTAGCATGGTTTACTTGGCAGTGGACATTCATTCGCGCCGAGAGTATGCAA TCAAAGTTTGCGAAAAGAGGCTAATCCTCCGCGAACGGAAGCAAGACTACATCAAGCGGGAACGCGAGGTGATGCACATGATGACCAATGTGCCTGGTTTTGTCAACCTGTCCTGCACGTTCCAGGACCAGCGCTCCCTCTACTTTGTTATGACCTACGCCCGCAAGGGCGACCTGCTACCCTACATCAATCGCGTCGGCAGCTTCGATGTCGCCTGCACGCGTCACTATGCCGccgagctgctgctggcctgcGAGCAGATGCATCGCCGCAATGTGGTGCATCGCGACCTCAAGCCCGAGAACATCCTCCTGGACGAAGACATGCACACCTTGATCGCTGACTTTGGCTCCGCCAAGATAATGACGCACGACGAGCGCCTGCTGGCCACTGAGCATTGCTCAGAGCAGCGGCGTAGTCACTCAGACGAGGATGACGAGGAGGACAGTGATCGGCTAGAGACTGAGGATGATGAGTACGATGACCGGTACTCGGAGGAGCTGGACGACGGCGATGAGGATGTactccagcaacagcagcagcaggacgagACGGACTCGCCGCGTCAACGCCAGAGACGTTACAATCGGCGGCGCAAGAACAGCTTTGTCGGCACCGCTCAGTACGTTTCACCGGAGGTGCTTCAAAATGGACCCATCACGCCGGCGGCTGACCTTTGGGCCCTTGGCTGCATTGTCTTCCAGATGATCTCCGGTTTGCCGCCGTTCCGCGGCAGCAACGACTATGTCATCTTCAAGGAGATCCTAGACTGTGCAGTGGACTTTCCGCAGGGTTTCGACAAGGATGCCGAGGATTTGGTGCGCAAGCTCCTGCAGATTGATCCGCGTGATCGCTTGGGAGCCCAGGACGAGTTTGGCTACTACGAGAGCATTCGCGCGCATCCCTTCTTCGCCGGCATTGACTGGGACACGGTGCGCCAAACGACCCCGCCACCCATCTATCcatacctgccaggtgtcagCCAGGACGACGAGATTCGCTCCAGCTACTATAGTGTACCCGGCGATTTGGAGCCTGGCTTAGACGAGCGTCAGATCTCGCGCCTGCTTAGCGCCGAGCTGGGCGTGGGCAGCAGCGTGGCCATGCCCGCCAAGCGATCGACAGCGAAGA ATTCCTTCGATCTGAGCGATAGCGAGAAGCTGCAGCGACTGGAGCAGCAAAAGACTGACAAGTGGCATGTGTTTGCCGACGGCGAGGTTATTCTCAAGAAGGGCTTCGTCAACAAGCGCAAGGGTCTGTTCGCCCGCAAGCGTATGCTCCTGCTGACCACCGGACCCCGGCTCATCTACATTGATCCCGTGCAGATGATCAAGAAGGGCGAGATCCCGTGGAGTCCCGAGCTGAGGGCCGAGTACAAGAACTTTAAAATCTTCTTTGTTCACACG CCAAATCGCACCTACTACCTGGATGATCCCGAGGGCTATGCCATTCACTGGTCAGAGGCCATTGAAAATATGCGCAAGCTGACCTACGGCGATGCCAACACCAACTCCTCCACCTCAGCAGCATCCTGCtcgagcggcagcagcaatagTTTGGCTGTCGTCAACTCGAATTCCTCTTCCgctgcagcagccgccgcctcCTCGAGCAGTTCGCCGACAGCGCGACGCAGCTCTCCGgttagcagcagcagaagcagaacaGGGACGTCGCCGAGCAAGAAGACGACGTCCAAGTGA
- the Pdk1 gene encoding 3-phosphoinositide-dependent protein kinase 1 isoform X2 — protein sequence MDEMPTLIPMQQINGTQQQQQLLQSPSGASSIAAAAVVSVTVAAASSSSSATSTDCTDSGYNSIEQQQQFNIAASTATAATAATMPAMAKEKASAPVSLNESNFRDIKDLKDFVMASTTARLHDPQQQRHSTCGCGEVSAPVENNNNSRYGGSNKYLTNGHTSPLAAAVASNSSSVATTPQCSKLCCLQQYQYGMNTLLTMQQAFKQQVEQFNEQLNQQQQQQQQQQQQQQQQQQQQQQEQQQQPVNPAPRRSPNDFIFGRYIGEGSFSMVYLAVDIHSRREYAIKVCEKRLILRERKQDYIKREREVMHMMTNVPGFVNLSCTFQDQRSLYFVMTYARKGDLLPYINRVGSFDVACTRHYAAELLLACEQMHRRNVVHRDLKPENILLDEDMHTLIADFGSAKIMTHDERLLATEHCSEQRRSHSDEDDEEDSDRLETEDDEYDDRYSEELDDGDEDVLQQQQQQDETDSPRQRQRRYNRRRKNSFVGTAQYVSPEVLQNGPITPAADLWALGCIVFQMISGLPPFRGSNDYVIFKEILDCAVDFPQGFDKDAEDLVRKLLQIDPRDRLGAQDEFGYYESIRAHPFFAGIDWDTVRQTTPPPIYPYLPGVSQDDEIRSSYYSVPGDLEPGLDERQISRLLSAELGVGSSVAMPAKRSTAKNSFDLSDSEKLQRLEQQKTDKWHVFADGEVILKKGFVNKRKGLFARKRMLLLTTGPRLIYIDPVQMIKKGEIPWSPELRAEYKNFKIFFVHTPNRTYYLDDPEGYAIHWSEAIENMRKLTYGDANTNSSTSAASCSSGSSNSLAVVNSNSSSAAAAAASSSSSPTARRSSPVSSSRSRTGTSPSKKTTSK from the exons ATGGACGAAATGCCGACGTTGATTCCAATGCAGCAG ATTAACGgtacacagcagcagcagcagctccttcaaTCGCCCAGCGGCGCCAGCAGCATTGCAGCGGCCGCCGTTGTCTCAGTTACGGTTGCAGCAGCctctagcagcagcagcgccacaAGCACAGACTGCACCGACAGCGGCTATAACAGCattgagcagcagcagcagttcaaTATTGCTGCCtcaacagcaacagcggcgACAGCGGCAACAATGCCGGCTATGGCCAAGGAGAAAGCCTCAGCGCCAGTGTCCTTGAACGAGTCCAATTTCCGGGATATTAAGGATTTAAAGGATTTCGTAATGGCCTCTACGACAGCCCGCCTGCATgacccgcagcagcagcgacataGCACCTGCGGCTGTGGAGAGGTATCCGCGCCCGTCGAGAACAATAATAACAGTCGTTACGGCGGCAGCAACAAGTATCTGACAAATG GCCACACTTCGCCTTTGGCGGCGGCAGTTGCCAGCAACAGTTCGTCGGTGGCCACGACGCCGCAGTGCAGCAAGTTGTGCTGTCTGCAGCAGTACCAGTATGGGATGAACACACTATTGACCATGCAGCAGGCCTTTAAGCAGCAGGTGGAGCAGTTTAATGAGCAGCTtaatcagcaacagcagcaacaacagcagcagcaacaacagcagcagcaacagcagcagcaacaacagcaggaacaacagcaacagccagTTAATCCTGCCCCAAGAAGGTCACCAaacgattttatttttggtcgTTACATTGGCGAAGGCAGCTTTAGCATGGTTTACTTGGCAGTGGACATTCATTCGCGCCGAGAGTATGCAA TCAAAGTTTGCGAAAAGAGGCTAATCCTCCGCGAACGGAAGCAAGACTACATCAAGCGGGAACGCGAGGTGATGCACATGATGACCAATGTGCCTGGTTTTGTCAACCTGTCCTGCACGTTCCAGGACCAGCGCTCCCTCTACTTTGTTATGACCTACGCCCGCAAGGGCGACCTGCTACCCTACATCAATCGCGTCGGCAGCTTCGATGTCGCCTGCACGCGTCACTATGCCGccgagctgctgctggcctgcGAGCAGATGCATCGCCGCAATGTGGTGCATCGCGACCTCAAGCCCGAGAACATCCTCCTGGACGAAGACATGCACACCTTGATCGCTGACTTTGGCTCCGCCAAGATAATGACGCACGACGAGCGCCTGCTGGCCACTGAGCATTGCTCAGAGCAGCGGCGTAGTCACTCAGACGAGGATGACGAGGAGGACAGTGATCGGCTAGAGACTGAGGATGATGAGTACGATGACCGGTACTCGGAGGAGCTGGACGACGGCGATGAGGATGTactccagcaacagcagcagcaggacgagACGGACTCGCCGCGTCAACGCCAGAGACGTTACAATCGGCGGCGCAAGAACAGCTTTGTCGGCACCGCTCAGTACGTTTCACCGGAGGTGCTTCAAAATGGACCCATCACGCCGGCGGCTGACCTTTGGGCCCTTGGCTGCATTGTCTTCCAGATGATCTCCGGTTTGCCGCCGTTCCGCGGCAGCAACGACTATGTCATCTTCAAGGAGATCCTAGACTGTGCAGTGGACTTTCCGCAGGGTTTCGACAAGGATGCCGAGGATTTGGTGCGCAAGCTCCTGCAGATTGATCCGCGTGATCGCTTGGGAGCCCAGGACGAGTTTGGCTACTACGAGAGCATTCGCGCGCATCCCTTCTTCGCCGGCATTGACTGGGACACGGTGCGCCAAACGACCCCGCCACCCATCTATCcatacctgccaggtgtcagCCAGGACGACGAGATTCGCTCCAGCTACTATAGTGTACCCGGCGATTTGGAGCCTGGCTTAGACGAGCGTCAGATCTCGCGCCTGCTTAGCGCCGAGCTGGGCGTGGGCAGCAGCGTGGCCATGCCCGCCAAGCGATCGACAGCGAAGA ATTCCTTCGATCTGAGCGATAGCGAGAAGCTGCAGCGACTGGAGCAGCAAAAGACTGACAAGTGGCATGTGTTTGCCGACGGCGAGGTTATTCTCAAGAAGGGCTTCGTCAACAAGCGCAAGGGTCTGTTCGCCCGCAAGCGTATGCTCCTGCTGACCACCGGACCCCGGCTCATCTACATTGATCCCGTGCAGATGATCAAGAAGGGCGAGATCCCGTGGAGTCCCGAGCTGAGGGCCGAGTACAAGAACTTTAAAATCTTCTTTGTTCACACG CCAAATCGCACCTACTACCTGGATGATCCCGAGGGCTATGCCATTCACTGGTCAGAGGCCATTGAAAATATGCGCAAGCTGACCTACGGCGATGCCAACACCAACTCCTCCACCTCAGCAGCATCCTGCtcgagcggcagcagcaatagTTTGGCTGTCGTCAACTCGAATTCCTCTTCCgctgcagcagccgccgcctcCTCGAGCAGTTCGCCGACAGCGCGACGCAGCTCTCCGgttagcagcagcagaagcagaacaGGGACGTCGCCGAGCAAGAAGACGACGTCCAAGTGA